Proteins encoded by one window of Arachis ipaensis cultivar K30076 chromosome B04, Araip1.1, whole genome shotgun sequence:
- the LOC107638860 gene encoding protein POLLENLESS 3-like, whose translation MLHLYSTIHLSFFPGKSLLGKLSRFSFLSFLRMMFERSSPARCFVTPPQPQPSWTTRHSSSSSSRSPNMALSESESKTSSPSVAASSYPQNKDDLFHVIHKVPAGDSPYVKAKQVQLVDRDPARSISMFWAAINAGDRVESALKDMALVMKQLNRSDEAIEAIKSFRHLCLPESQESLDNILVELYKRSGRVDEEIAMLHHKLKQIEDGITFVGRSTKQARSQGRKIQITAEQEISRILGNLAWAYLQRGDYKIAEEHYRKALSFEVDRNKQCNLAICLMQMNKITEAKFLLQAVTTATKNRKMDDSFVKSYERATQMLSEMGSLSSSARNVSQCSPQNGPVDEPKKAPNIGNLGGRNWEVAECKTENWSSTSEVEASNARRRLYESPPDPAKRDQKVPYNKPKRCSWGFSNNGYQRETWGDFHSDHRSSFGSPNDLSAPPNGKWRAGTLDNPPADGSNQRSKPSESPLVGLNGDLANVTGKSQDSEISSAAEKSVTNVKTIEKKSWADIAEEEENEEQDDLFSGAYANYGGKDSGEVNDENANSNILCQQQPPGNGMLSRNPTVRRSLCFNPEQRPESASKTSASASNSESRRMPAIQSDSSFTRRNRLQVFQDITLQPETP comes from the exons ATGTTGCATCTTTACAGTACAATTCACCTTTCTTTTTTCCCGGGAAAATCCTTGCTGGGAAAATTATcccgtttttcttttctttcttttctcagaATGATGTTTGAAAGAAGCTCTCCTGCGAGGTGCTTTGTGACGCCACCGCAGCCACAGCCGTCGTGGACGACAaggcattcttcttcttcttcttcgcgttctcCGAACATGGCACTGTCAGAGTCAGAGAGTAAAACATCATCACCATCAGTAGCAGCATCTTCTTATCCTCAGAACAAAGATGATCTTTTTCACGTGATTCACAAAGTCCCTGCTGGGGACTCACCTTACGTGAAGGCTAAGCAAGTTCAG TTGGTGGATAGGGATCCAGCTAGATCAATTTCCATGTTTTGGGCAGCAATCAATGCTGGAGATCGCGTTGAAAGTGCCTTGAAGGACATGGCCTTAGTTATGAAGCAGCTGAATAGGTCTGATGAGGCAATTGAAGCTATTAAATCGTTTCGCCATCTCTGCCTTCCTGAATCCCAAGAATCTCTTGATAACATCCTGGTTGAACTCTACAAG AGGTCAGGGAGAGTTGATGAAGAGATTGCCATGCTCCATCACAAGTTGAAGCAAATTGAAGATGGTATCACTTTTGTGGGAAGGTCAACAAAACAGGCAAGATCTCAGGGGAGGAAGATCCAAATAACTGCAGAGCAAGAGATATCAAg GATACTAGGGAACTTGGCCTGGGCTTACTTGCAGAGAGGTGACTATAAGATCGCCGAAGAACATTATCG AAAAGCACTGTCTTTTGAGGTTGACAGGAACAAGCAATGCAACTTGGCAATCTGTTTGATGCAGATGAACAAGATTACAGAAGCAAAATTTCTGCTTCAGGCAGTGACAACTGCCACAAAAAACAGGAAGATGGATGATTCTTTCGTCAAATCATACGAACGTGCCACACAAATGCTGAGTGAGATGGGGTCTTTGTCGTCATCAGCAAGGAATGTATCACAGTGTTCTCCACAAAATGGTCCTGTTGATGAACCGAAGAAGGCTCCAAATATCGGAAACTTGGGTGGGAGGAATTGGGAAGTGGCTGAATGTAAGACAGAAAATTGGTCTTCAACATCTGAGGTGGAGGCATCTAATGCCAGGAGGAGGTTGTATGAGTCTCCACCAGATCCTGCAAAAAGAGACCAAAAGGTCCCTTACAATAAGCCGAAAAGATGTTCGTGGGGATTCAGTAATAATGGATATCAAAGGGAGACTTGGGGAGATTTCCATTCAGATCATAGATCTTCATTTGGTAGTCCAAATGATTTGTCTGCACCTCCCAATGGAAAGTGGAGAGCAGGGACATTGGATAATCCTCCTGCAGATGGCAGTAACCAGAGATCTAAACCATCAGAATCGCCTCTCGTGGGTTTGAATGGCGATTTGGCAAATGTCACAGGCAAAAGTCAGGATTCTGAAATCTCTTCTGCTGCTGAGAAATCTGTTACAAATGTAAAAACCATAGAGAAGAAGAGCTGGGCCGACATagccgaagaagaagaaaatgaagagcaAGATGATTTATTCAGTGGAGCATATGCAAATTATGGTGGTAAGGATAGTGGAGAGGTCAATGATGAGAATGCTAACTCAAACATTCTCTGTCAACAACAACCACCTGGGAATGGCATGTTGTCAAGGAATCCAACCGTGAGGCGGTCTTTGTGTTTCAATCCTGAACAAAGACCAGAATCAGCAAGCAAGACTTCAGCTTCGGCTTCAAACTCGGAAAGCCGAAGAATGCCTGCAATTCAAAGTGATTCTTCATTTACAAGGAGAAACAGATTGCAGGTTTTTCAGGACATCACTCTTCAGCCAGAAACCCCATGA